A section of the Centroberyx gerrardi isolate f3 chromosome 8, fCenGer3.hap1.cur.20231027, whole genome shotgun sequence genome encodes:
- the LOC139921334 gene encoding uncharacterized protein LOC139921334, with the protein MYLLISILLFGAGTCEGVYLQKLTCPYEVRHKTLPRVWCRQSSTRCCVGLAFGQHTQPVDGGRLEVTQDPDSFTVAVLELAHGEGVYWCGVLGRNDTIIKLAEGYFHSSSGAYMWSFARWILLPPLPMLTIFISCYSRTKMKHINKGEELYDDIDLTVMDPQYENTEGPVYELE; encoded by the exons GTACATGTGAGGGAGTGTATTTGCAGAAGCTCACATGTCCGTATGAAGTGAGGCACAAGACCCTGCCGAGGGTTTGGTGCAGGCAGAGCTCCACCCGGTGCTGCGTGGGCCTTGCCTTCGGCCAGCACACCCAGCCGGTGGACGGAGGGAGACTGGAGGTGACCCAGGACCCGGACTCCTTCACTGTGGCGGTGCTGGAGCTGGCCCACGGAGAGGGAGTGTACTGGTGCGGTGTGCTGGGCAGGAACGACACCATCATCAAACTGGCTGAAGGCTACTTCCACAGCT CCTCCGGTGCTTATATGTGGAGCTTTGCCCGCTGGATTCTGCTGCCTCCGCTCCCCATGCTGACCATTTTCATTTCCTGTTACTCCAGAA CAAAAATGAAACACATTAACAAG GGGGAAGAACTTTACGACGACATTGATTTGACAGTAATGGATCCACAGTATGAAAATACAGAAGGGCCTGTCTATGAGCTGGAATGA